The Tessaracoccus aquimaris sequence ATGCTCGGCAGGTGGGGCATCGCCGCCAGCATCTCCGTGGCGCTCGGGACCGTGTGGCTGGTGCCTGGGCTGTTGGGGATGGGCGAGAACGACGCCATCCGGCCGTTGCTTTCGGTGGTACTGGGGATCGCGACGCTCGTGTCGTTCCTCCTGGTCGCGCGCCAACCGCGGGACGTTCGCGTGCTTGTGTGGGGCTGGGCCTTCGCCTGGGTCATCGCCGTCCTGCCGGGGCTACGCGAGATCCTGACCGGCCAGCGGATGCCGAACTATCTGGAGAGTTCGAGCCCGTACATCCGGCTGGCGTCCAAGGACGCTGCCTCCTTCTTCGTCAACCCGAACCTGTTCGCCCTCTTCCTTGGCGCCTCGATGCTGGTGCTGCTCATGGGCGCGGAACTCGAGCGCGGGAGGCGACGGTGGGTCCTCGTCGTGATGGCGCTGGCGAACCCGTTCCTGATCCACTTCACGGGAAGCCGGATCATCCAAGCGGTCACGCTGCTGGTGGCCGCCTGGTACGTGCTGCGCGCCCTGCGCTCAGATCTGGCGCGCAGGCGGATCCTGGCCATCGGTGGGGCCGTCGTCGTGCTCGGGGTCGCGGTCTTCGCTGTGCTTCCAGGCTCGCAGGCCGCTCTTGCGACGTATCTCAAGGGCTCCGGCTTCACCCGCATCAACCTTTACCTCAACGGGCTGTGGATGTTCGGCTCGACAGGGGGCGTCGGGGTCGGACCGGGAGGCTTCGAGCGCGTCATCCTCAGCGGTGAGGCACCGCTGGAGACCGGCGGCGCGAACAACCCGCACAGCGGCGTCGTCGAACTGATGAGTGACTACGGATCCGTGGTGTCGGCCTGCATGGCGGCACTGTTCATCGCGCTGTTCATCAAGATGGCGCCGAGCTTCTGGCGAAGGTTCGCCGTTGGCCGTCACGCCGTCTGGGGTCAGGCGCTAGCGATGGCCGCGTTCACCTTCCCCGTGGTGTCCTTTGCCAACAGCGTGTTCTTCGACTCGCCGATTGTCTGGCTGTACGCCGCCAGCCTGCTGGTCTTCGTCCAGAGGTTCCTCGACGAGCGGGCGACGATGCTGCCAGCGGTTGTGCGCGCCCCGCTGCCTGCGCTGCCGCTTCGGATGCGGAGCCTCAGGCGATTGCGGCGGGCGGAGGCGAGAGGCGTCAGCCCCGCCGGTCGTTGAGCAGGTCGCGGTAGCGTGACACGAACTCGGTGGCACCCTCTTCCCAGGAGGGCAGCGGTGCAAGGTCCGCCGCGAGCGCCGCGGCCTCGCCCCGATCAATGCCGTCGAGCAGCGTCGGCAGTTGCGTCGACGGTGACTCGAGGACGATCTGCTCGGCGAGCGCACCGAGCCTGCGGCGCGCCTCGGGCAGATCGGAACTGACCGGCGGCACGCCCGCGGCGAGCGCCTCGAAGAGCTTGTTGGGCGACGACCAGGCGTAGGAGAGCGCGCCCGTCTCGATGAGCGCCAGCGCAAGGTCGGCCTGTCGCACGAGCGAGACGACCTCGCCCGGCGGCACCGGCGGCCGGCGGTGCACGAAGCGGGACCGGGCCGCGGCGGCCTCGACAACGGGGAGCAGGTCCCCCGCACCGACGAAGACCACGTGGGCCGAGGCGGCCGCCTCGAAGGCCGCGACGATCAATTCGATGTTGCGGCCGCCCGTGATGTTGCCGGTGTGCACGAAGAGCACCTCGTCGTCGGAGAGCGCGAGGTCGGTGCGCAGGTCGACGTCGGTTGGCGTCGCCTGAGCCGCGGAGGGGTAGTTGTACAGGGTGACCGGCGTGGCGATCTTCGGGTACGTCTCGTCGTACCAGTGGGTGATCTGCTCGTTGACGGTCGTGACGAAGGCGCAGCGGCCGATGTAGCGCCGCTCGATGAGTTCGGCGACCCTGCGCTTGGCGCCCACCATGGTCGGCGTACGGGTCTCCAACTCGTGCGGGTTGTAGACGACCGGCGCGCCCGTCGTGCGAGCAAGTGCGAAGGCGAGCGGAAGGGTCCAGACCGTGTGGGCGCTCACGACGCTCAACGGCTGCCTGCGGTACTCCTGGTAGACCCGGCGGTACCAACCCCCGACCTTCGAGACCCTGCCGAGGAGCGTCTCCCTCTTCGGCGCCGTCGTTCCGAGCCTGTCGATCTGGATGCGGGCAGCGACCTGCTCAAGCCCCTCCCTTTCATCCACCTGGAGGCCGACCAGGCGCACGTCGAGGCCGTCGATCCCTTCGGTGAGCGAATGGGCGATCCGCAGCAACCTGGACGCGTTGTCCATGGGGGAGGGGTAGAGGTGAATGGCGAGGCTCATGCTGGTGACTCCTTGTCCGTCGTGCCGACCTGGGTGAGCACGAAGATGAAGATCAGGAAGAAGCTGACGGTCAGGTTCCGAACCAGGTACGTGTCGAACAGGTGCGCGGGGAGGGTGGCCACCAGCGCGGTGATGGTCGCCGCGCGGTGGCGTGGTCGGCGAACCCACGCCCAGACCATGCCACCCGTGACCAGGCCGAGCGTCAGAAGACCCACCGCCCCCAGTTCGGCGAGGGCGAACAGCACCGTCGAATGCGGGCTCAGGAGTGCGTCACCCCACGGCGTCGGGTGAAGGCCCGCGCCGGGTACGGGCACCAGCCCGGTGTCGAAGGCAGCGCTCGGCCACAGCCGTCCCGACCCCACGCCGGTCAGGGGCGACTGCAGCCATGCGGTCCAGGCAGTCGCCGCGTTGACGGATCGCTTCTCGTCGGAGAAGTTGAAGAGGCGGGCCAGCGACGGTACGAAGGCCGCCAATGCGGCCACCACGGCGAGGGCGCCGGCGGCGACGAACAGCCAGACCCGTCGACCCTCGTGCCGCCAGAGGGCGCTGCCAAGGCTCAACACCACGAAGAGCATCAGGCACACCACCCCGGCGCGCGAACCGGTGCCGATCAGCAGCACCATGCACCAGGCGAAGCCCACCAGGTCGCTCCAATGTCGGGTGGTGCGCCAACGATCGAGGAACACCCCGCCCGCCACGAGGAAGACCACGTGGATGACGGCCGACCCGCCCATGGCCGTCGCAGCCCGGAGAGTGTGGTGCGTGAGGACCTGCCGCACCCAGGCCAAGGCGCCCGCGACGGCGGTCGCCCAAGCCAGCGCCGAGAGCACCCTCTGGCGAATGCCCGGCGGTACCAGGAGTGCGCCGAAGATGGCGGCGAGCATCGCAACGACCGCGGCCGCCATGGGAGCGACCAGCAACCCCCGGGGCACCGGCCACTCCTGAGACGTGACCACCACCGGCAGTGGACCGAGCAGTGAACTGATCAGCGAGACCAGGGCAAGGCCCGCCGCCCCGACGAGTGCCACCTGAGCGGGGCGCGACAGCCCGGTCCAGGCCCGGACTGCGGGAACGGACAGGACCAGCAGCGCGGTGAAGAGCCAGCCGATCATCGGCCAGGCGGGGTAGCCTCCGAGGCCAGGACGATCCTCCAGGCCTACGAAATGCAGGGCCGCGCCGGCGAGGACGATGAGCCACGCGACGGTTGCGCGGTACGGAGTCCGGTCGATCTGCAACCAGTCGAACATCCGCCTCAAAGGCGCGGTTGGCATGGCGTTTCTCGCTCCCTCCGTCGGCATGGTGATGGACGGCCTCGTCAAGTATATTGATCGCGGCAACGAGTTTCAGGGGGTCCAACAGTGTTCGAGAAGTCGAGCGGACAAGCATTCGGAGGCAGGTGGGTCACGCGCACGACGCGGGTAGGCGCACTTGCCCTGAGTTTGGTTCTGATGGGAAGCATGGGCCTGGCTCATGCAGACGAGGGCGTGCCTCCCAGCGCCAACACCGATGCCGAGGCCAACACCCCGGCGCCCATCACGATCGCTCCAACCGAGCCGACCCCCTCCGCCAGCAGCGCGCCCTCCAGCGCGGACCCGAACGTGACGACGAAGCCCCTGGTGAAGCCTCGGACGCTCACACCGCTGACGACGAACGGTTCCACTCCGACGCTGGTCGCCGCTCCGAAGGTCGCCGCGACGTTCAATCTGGCGTGGACCGGCAAGGCCGGCCCTGTCGTCGGATCGTCGTATGTCTTCTCGGGCACCGGCACCCCGGGAGCGCCCGTGGTGATCTGGTGGGACGTGGACGGCGGATCCAACTGGCGCAAGTTCGCCACCGGTAGCGCCATCGCCGCGGACGGCACCTACAAGGTGGTCGTCCGGGCGGGCAGCGCCGGATCGTTCAAGTTCACCGCGACCGGCGGCCACCAGCCCGGCACCGACGGCACCGGTTCGTGGGGGACCCGCGCCGTGTCGGTGCGGATCTACAACGCGGCGACCCCGACGTTCAACACCGCCTACACCGGCAAGGCCGGCCCCGTCGTGGGCGCCAGTTACGTCTTCTCCGGCACCGGCACCCCTGGCGCACCCGTCGTGGTGTGGTGGAAGTCGACCGGCGGTTGGAACGCGTTCTCCACGCGTGGCACCATCGCTTCGACCGGCAAGTACTCGATCTCCATCCCGATCACCAGCGCCGGATCGTTCCAGTTCACCGCGACCGGCGGTCACAAGCCGGGCACCGACGGCACGGCCTCGTGGGGGACCCGCGCCGTCTCCCTGCGCACCTACAACCCTGTGACGCCGAGCTTCAACGTCGGCTTCGGCACTGGCGGCGCGGTCGTGGGCTCGACGTATGTGTTCTCCGGCACCGGCAATCCCGGTGCTCCCGTGGTCGTGTGGTGGCGCACGTCTGGGGCATGGAAGCCGTTCTCACAGCGCGGTACCGTCGGCACCGACGGTCGCTACCGCATCACCGTTCCGATCGGCAGCGCCGCGACCTTCCAGTTCACCGCCACTGGCGGGCACACCCCCGGCACCAACGGCACCGGATCGTGGGGCACCCGAGCCGTGACCGTCAAGGTCGCTCCCAAGTCGACCTTCCGGCTCGACAAGCGCTGCACCACCGGGCGGGCAATCTGCATCTCCAAGACACAGCGCAAGCTTGCGTGGGTCGTCAATGGCCAGATCCAGATGACCATGGACGTGCGCTTCGGCTCGGAGCTGACCCCGACCCGGGAGGGTTCGTTCCAGGTCAACTGGAAGTCCCGCAACCACGTCTCCAGCCTGTACCACACGCCGATGCCCTACGCCCTGTTCTTCTCCGGAGGGCAGGCAGTCCACTACTCCGCGGACTTCGCGGCACGTGGCTACAACGGGTCCTCGCACGGCTGTGTGAACGTGCGCGACAAGGTGAAGGTCGCCAAACTGTTCGACCTGGCTCGGGTCGGCGACAAGGTGATCGTCTACAAGTGACCACCCCATGAACGGCGAGTGCCCGCACCTCACGAGGTGCGGGCACTCGCCGTCTGATGGGTCGTCAGCCCTTCAACACGTCCAGGAACTCGGCGGCGAGGCGAGGCAGTGAGTGCTTCTCCCGAACCCACGCCACCGAGGCGGCGGCGATGCGCCCGCGCTCGGCGGCGGGGACCGCGACCGCCGTCCGGATCGCCTGAGCGATGCTCGCTGGATCCTCGGCCGCGGCCGCGATGGTGCAGCCGGACTCCACCAGCGGGGAGTGCTGCGAGGCAAAGGCGTTGACGATGGGCACACCGGTCAGGAGGTAGTCGAAGATCTTGTTCGCCGACACCCCGAACTCGTACAGGGGGCTGCGCTTCGACCCGATGTAGAGCGCGTCGCACAGCGACAGCGATTCGTGGACCTGAGCCTTCGGTATCGTGCCGAAGAAGACCACGTCGGCGCCGAGCGACCTCGCCTGGGACTCCAGGTCCGCGCGATGCAGTCCGTCACCGATCAGCACGGCCGTGATGGGCTCGTGGCGCAGCAGCGCCATCGCGGCCACGAAGTCGTCCATGGCGTTTGACGTCGTGAGGCCGCCCGCATAACCGATCACGCGGCGTCCCCTGGCATGCAGGTCGCCGATCAGGTCGACGAGCGCCCCCGGCGCGGCGAGTCGCTCGCCGTCCTCGTCGATCCCGTTGGGGATGGGGATGACGGGCGTGGAGATGCCAAGCGAGCGCACGTGGGGCTCGGTGTTGGGGAGGATCGACACCACCGCATCGCTGTTGCGATACGCGGACTTCTCCGCGACGCCCATCGACCACATCAGCGGATGCCTCGCGCTGTGCCCGCCCAGTTCGATGGGCGTCAGCGGCCACAGGTCGTGGATCTCGTGCACCAACCGAGCGCCCGACGCCTTGGCGAGCCGCTGCGCGAACCAGGTGTCGAAGGGGTACGTCGATGAGGCGATCACCGCATCGGGCTTCAGCGTCTTCGCCATCGAGGCGGAGGCGCGGATGCCGCCGCCGACGAAGTCGGCCATGCTCAGCACCCTGCTGAGCCCGTTGCCCTCGTACCTGCGGTTGCGCAGGAACCGGAACTCGACACCGTCGACGTCGTAGGGTCGGCCCGGCTCGGCGTCCTCGAAGTTCTGCTTGCGCAGGTGGCTGTAGGTGCCGGCGATGATCGTCGTGTCGACCCCGAGCTTTGCCCATTCGGTGGCCATCGCGTGCGGACGGTACTCCATCCCGACGCTGGGAGATCCCGCGTAGTGATCGATGTAGGCGATCCTCATCTCACTCCTCCGGGCGTTCGAGCGTGATGTCGTCCAGGCCAGCGGCGGCCTCGGCAAGCGAGCGGAGGCCGGCCTCGGTGGCGTTGTCCTGGTGGGTGAGCTTCGCCATCGACTCCGGGTCGGCGCCGTCGACGGTTGCCAGCAGGTCCGGGTCGAGCGGCGGGACCTGGACCCTGCTGATGAGTTCGTGACTGGTGGGCGACCTGTCCTCGTCCTCAGAGAACAGCACCTCGTGCATCTTTTCGTTAGGACGCAGCCCGGTGAAGATGATCTTGACGTCCTTGCCGGAGCGGGCGATGAGGCCCCGCGCCACGTCGAGGATGCGCACCGGTTCGCCCATGTCGAGGACCAGGACGTCAGACGGCTTGCCGATGGCGCCCGCTTGGATCGTCAGCTCGCACGCCTCTGGGATGGTCATGAAGTAGCGGGTGATGTCCGGGTGTGTGACGGTGAGTGGGCCACCGGCCTCGATCTGGCGGGTGAACGTGTGCAGCATGGAGCCTCGCGAGCCGAGGACGTTGCCGAACCGGACCGACAGGTAGGTGTCGCCGGTCTTCAAGGCGAAGAACGCGGTCAGTTCCTCCGCGAGCCGCTTCGTCTTGCCCAGCACGCTCGTCGCATCTGCGGCCTTGTCCGTCGAGATGTTGACGAAGCGCTTCACGCCGTACTTCTCCGCCGCGCGCAACACGTTCAAGGTGCCGAGCGTGTTGGTCTTCCAACCCTCGAGCGGGTACTGCTCGAGCATCGGGAGGTGCTTGAGGGCTGCCGCGTGGAACACGACAGTGGGGCGATGCGTGTCGAACACGGCGTCGAGCGCCTCGGCGTCGCGAATGTCGCAGAGCACCATGTTGGGGGTGTCGAGCAGTCCCTGGTTGAAGATCGTCAACTGGGTGCCGTGCAGACCGGACTCGTCCCGGTCGAGCATGACCAGTTCCTTGGGCCCGAAGCGGTAGACCTGGCGGGCCAGTTCGGACCCGATGGAGCCGCCCGCGCCGGTGACGAGCACCACCTGGCCGGAGAGGTAGTCGGCGATCTCGCCCAGGTTGGTCTGGATCTGAGCGCGCCCCAGGAGGTCGGTCACGTCGAGTTGGTGCAGGTTCGACAGTTGCACGCGCCCGGCGACCAGATCCTTGGTCGGGGGCATCACCAGCGTCGTCAGCCCTGCCTCGTCGGACAGGGCGGAGATCTCCCGCATCAGGGTGCGCGATGCGGTGGGGAGCGCGACGATCAGCGTGTTGACGCCCTTGTCGTTGGCCGCCGCGACAAGGTGCTCACGCCCTCCGAGCACCCTGCGTCCCGAGATGTGGAGGTGGCGCTTGGTGGTGTCGTCGTCGATGAAGCCGACGATCTCATACGGGGCGTCGGGATCGTTGGAGAGGAGCCGTGCGAGTTGCTGACCGGCGTTGCCTGCGCCGTAGACGAGCACCGGGGTCTGATCCTGCGCCTGCCCCCTGCGGACCCCTGCACTGATCGCCCTGAACACGGATCGACCCGCCGCCATCAGCGCCAGCGCCGCCAGCGGCACCGCGTAGGTCACGACCCTCGGATAGCCGACCGGAGCGAACAGGATCGACCCGATCAGCAGCACGACGCCGACTCCGAGGGTCACCCCGGCGAGCAGGACCGCCTCCTCGAAGCTGGCCACCGAGTAGCGGCCGCGGTAGAGCTTGACGAGGTAACCGACGAGCAGTTGCAGCACGATCGCGACGACGGCGTACTGGAGCACGAACATCGCCTCGGCGCTGCGCAGCGTGAAGCTGTAGCGGGCCACGACGAGCGCCAGGGCCGCCAGCACCCAGCTCAGCGAGTCCCACAGCGCCAGCCCGATGCGGGTCGCGAGCGTGCGCGTCTGTTGAATCGGCATGGTCATCCTCCTGATGCAGTGACATCGATGGCGTGTTCGGCCATGCGTGGCATGGTCAGCCTTTCACGACGGCGGCAAGAGTCTGGAAGATCAGCCGCAGGTCGCCGATGAAGCTTTGGTGACGGACGTACTCGCGGTACATCGCGACCTTCCGGGGAAGGATGACCTCGACGTAGTGGCGTTCCGGATCGGAGGACTCGGCGAGTTCCTCCTGCTCGTTGCGGTAGGCGATGGCGGCCGGGTCGCTGATGCCTGGGCGGACGCTCAGGATCTCATTCCTGGCTCCCGGCTCCCATAGGTCGACATAGCGCTGGACCTCGGGCCGTGGGCCGACGATGGACATGGTGCCTTCGAGGACGTCGATCAGTTGCGGCAACTCGTCGAGCTTGGAAGCGCGCAGGAAGCGGCCGACGGGGGTGATCCGGTCGTCGTGGGCGCTCGTCACGAGCGAGCCAGCATTCGAGACCCGCATAGACCGGAACTTGTGGATCTTGAACATCTCGCCGTTGCGACCCACCCGCTCCTGCCGGAAGAAGACGGGCCCACGGTCCTGCAACCAGACGGCGAGCGAGACGGCCACGAACACAGGCGACAGCGCGAGCAGCCCCAGCACGGAGGCGAGAACGTCGAAAGCCCTCTTCAGCATGCTCAGCCCAGGATGCGACGGGTCGCGTCGATGACCTGATCGACGTCGTCGTCGGTCATGGCGGAGAAGATCGGAAGGCTGCAGGCCTTCGCGAACTCGGCCGTCGCCACCGGGAACTGTTCCGGCGTCAGTCGGTAGGTGTCGCGCCAGTAGGGCTGGATGTGCAGCGGGATGAAGTGAACGCTGGTGCCGACCTGGTTCTCTGCCATCAGTTCGATGAACCGGTCCCGGTTCACCGGGGCGTTCTCGTCGAGCTTCACGCAGTACAGGTGCCACGCATGGGTCGAACCCTCAGGGGCGTGGGGCGGCAGCGTCAGCGGCAGGTCGGCGAAGGCCTCGTCGTAGCGGGCCGCGATCTCACGGCGCCTGGCGACCATCTGGTCGGTGCGGCGGAGTTGGACCCTGCCGATCGCCGCGGCCATGTCCGTCAGGTTGTACTTGTACCCGGGGGCGACCACGTCGTAATGCCAGGCGGGTTTGGTTGAGGTGTAGCGGCCGAAGACGTCCCGGTCGATGCCGTGCAGGCGCATGGTGCGCATCCGCGCGGCGAGGTCTGCGTCGTGGGTGAAGACCATCCCGCCCTCGCCCGTGGTCATCGTCTTGGTGGCGTAGAAGGAGAAGACGGTCGTCTCGCTCTGGCTCGCGCCGACCAGGAGCCCCTCGTTCAACGTCGGGAACGCGTGCGCGGCGTCCTCGACGACCTTCAATCCGTGCGCCCCGGCGAAGGCGGCCAGTTCGGAGTTGGGGACGGGGAGGCCGGCGTAGTGGACCGGCGCGACCGCGACGGTGCGATCGGTGATCTTGCGCTCGGCGTCGGCGAAGTCGATCGCCAGCGTGTCGGGGTGGACGTCGACCAGGATGGGTTCGCCGCCCAGGTAGCGCACGGCCTCCGCCGTCGACGTGAACGTCCACGTCGGCACCAGCACCTCGTCGCCCGGCGTGATGCCGATGGCCTCGAACGAGAGGTGCAGCCCGGCCGTGGCGGAGTTGACGGCCACTGCGTGCACGTCGCCGCCGATCCGCTCGGCGAACTCCTTCTCGAAGGCGGCCGTCACCGGGCCTGTCGTCAGCCAACCACTTCGAAGGGTCTCCGTCACCGCAGTGATTTCTTCTTCGCCGATGTCTGGCCGCGCGAAGGGCAGGAAGTTCATATCCGGCATGCTACACGCGCCGTCGGTTCCGCCAGCGCCGCGCGGTGCCGGCGGATGCACCCTAAAGGGCTGTGACTACAGGTCAAGATCGCCCCGTACCCGGCGACGGTCAGTCGAGTATTAGACTTGCGGCGACCGCGCTACGGAAAGTTGTTTACATGGCTGAGCCAAGGATCCTCCCGTCGGCAGATCTCGACGACGGCGTCACTATCGGAGATGGTTCGTCGATCTGGCATCTCGCGCAAGTGCGCGGGGGCGCGGAGATCGGCGAGAACGTCATCGTGGGGCGTGGCGCCTACATCGGTTCGGGCGTGCACATCGGTGACAACTGCAAGATCCAGAACTACGCGCTGGTCTACGAGCCGGCCTACCTGGAGAACGGCGTCTTCATCGGGCCGGCCGTCGTCCTGACCAACGACACCTTTCCTCGGGCCATCAACCCCGACGGGACAAGCAAGAGCGCGCACGACTGGGAGCCTGTGGGGGTGACGTTGCGCGAAGGGTGCGCCATCGGAGCGCGTGCCGTGTGTGTCGCCCCGGTCACCGTCGGTCGGTGGGCCACCGTGGCGGCCGGCTCGGTCGTGACGAAGGACGTCCCCGACTTCGCGCTCGTGGCGGGAGTCCCGGCCAAGCGCATCAAGTGGGTTGGGCGATCCGGCTTCCCGCTCGAGCAGACGGGTGACAACACCTACGTGGATCCCCACACCGGCGACAAGTTCATGCAAGAGGGAGAGACCCTCACACTCATCGAGGAAGCGAAATGACAGATACCTTCATCCCCCCGGCCAAGCCGATCATCGGTGACGAGGAGCGGGAGGCGGTCGACCGTGTGCTGCGTTCCGGCATGATCGCTCAGGGGCCAGAGGTCGCGGCGTTCGAGACGGAATTCTCGGAGCACTTCGGGCTCGGACGCGCATGCGTCGCCGTGAACTCCGGCACCTCCGGTCTGCACCTGGGCCTGCTGTCGAGCGGCGTCAAGGCGGGCGACGAGGTCATCGTCCCCAGCTTCACGTTCGCCGCGACCGCCAACTCTGTCGCGCTGACCGGCGCCACGCCGGTCTTCGCCGACATCGCGCTGGATGATTTCACGCTCGACCCGGCCTCCGTCGAGGCGGCCATCACCGACAAGACCGTCGCGATCATGCCCGTCCACCTCTACGGCCACCCCGCGAAGATGGCCGAGCTTCAGGCCGTCGCTGACAAGCACGGCCTCAAGGTCTTCGAAGACGCGGCGCAGGCCCATGGCGCATCGCTCAACGGCACCCCCGTCGGCGCTTTCGGCACCTTCGCGATGTTCTCGCTCTACCCGACCAAGAACATGACCTCCGGTGAGGGGGCATGGTTTCGGCGGCCGATAACGAGGTGGAGCGCAACCTGCGCCTCTACCGCAACCAGGGCATGCTGCAGCAGTACCACAACGAGGTCGTCGGCCTGAACAACCGCATGACCGACATCCACGCAGCCATCGGCCGGGTGCAACTGACCAAGGTCGACGGCTGGACCAAGCAGCGTCAGGACAACGCCGCGTTCCTGTCGGCGAACCTCGAGGGCGTCACCGTCCCGCACGTCGCCGACGGCGCCGTCCACGTGTACCACCAGTACACGGTTCGAGTCTCCGAGGACCGTGACGGCCTCGCCAAGGCGCTCAAGGACGAGTACAACGTCGGATCCGGCATGTTCTACCCCGTGCCCAACCATCGCCTGAAGCCGTTCCAGCGCGATATTCACCTGGCAAACACGGAGCAGGCGGCGCTCGAGTGCCTGTCGCTTCCGGTGCACCCGTCGCTGTCCCAGGGCGACCTGGAGCGCATCGTCGCGGCCGTCAACGCCCTCGCGAAGGCTGGTGCGTGATGGCGAACCTGCGCGCCGGCCTGATCGGCCTCGGCATGATGGGGCGCCACCACGCCCGGAACCTGCGCGCCATCGACGGTGTCGACCTGGTGGCGGTGGCAGACGCGATGGGCGATCCCCATGGCGTTGCCGGCTCCTTGGACGTGCTCCCCAACGTCGAGGCCCTGATCGAGGCGGGGATCGACTACGCGGTGGTCGCGCTG is a genomic window containing:
- a CDS encoding acyltransferase, with the translated sequence MAEPRILPSADLDDGVTIGDGSSIWHLAQVRGGAEIGENVIVGRGAYIGSGVHIGDNCKIQNYALVYEPAYLENGVFIGPAVVLTNDTFPRAINPDGTSKSAHDWEPVGVTLREGCAIGARAVCVAPVTVGRWATVAAGSVVTKDVPDFALVAGVPAKRIKWVGRSGFPLEQTGDNTYVDPHTGDKFMQEGETLTLIEEAK